In a single window of the Agrobacterium tumefaciens genome:
- a CDS encoding CHAT domain-containing protein, producing MNSDYYRGQLVKLQKDLSSLQANLSKEESAAGKARQDAASKRSAAAATKNISTAKSHVRAAESAEKKITTAQKSIAAISKKLADISNNIRQTQASLDAAIKRERAQDDRENDRRARKAKSERDAFARDTLKRRRDEIDHARKLAELSTITIRHILERPPEPEKLRVLYLTSSPRLDDPLRVDAEVNQVLRVLRGVRHRELIDLQHRPAATRQDLVDGINDVRPNVVHFSGHGNASFLLLDDGDFENPTGSALSFEELANILLSTDYPPTLVIINACQSAVGAHALLETVPIVIGTADGVLDITAGLFASTFYGAIGAGQSVGSAVDQARAVISSALPDEPDSVVVMTAGAVNIAEIVLVDG from the coding sequence TTGAACTCGGACTATTATCGCGGTCAGTTGGTAAAACTGCAAAAAGACCTCTCCAGCCTGCAAGCAAATCTCTCAAAGGAGGAAAGCGCGGCGGGAAAAGCCAGGCAGGATGCGGCGTCAAAGCGAAGTGCTGCCGCCGCGACGAAGAACATCTCAACTGCGAAATCACACGTTCGCGCGGCTGAAAGCGCGGAAAAAAAGATCACCACCGCTCAAAAGAGTATAGCAGCGATCAGCAAAAAGCTGGCAGACATTTCCAATAACATCAGGCAAACGCAGGCCTCGCTCGACGCCGCGATCAAGCGTGAGCGCGCCCAAGACGATCGGGAAAACGATCGAAGGGCAAGAAAGGCCAAATCTGAACGCGACGCATTCGCGAGAGACACCTTGAAAAGACGACGAGACGAGATCGATCATGCCCGCAAGCTGGCCGAACTTTCTACGATCACCATCCGGCACATCCTTGAGCGCCCACCTGAACCGGAAAAGCTCAGAGTTCTCTACCTTACATCCAGTCCCCGTCTGGATGATCCATTGCGCGTTGATGCAGAGGTCAACCAGGTTCTCAGGGTGTTGCGTGGGGTCAGACATCGAGAGCTGATCGACCTGCAGCACCGTCCGGCCGCCACACGTCAAGATCTGGTCGATGGGATCAATGACGTTCGTCCTAATGTGGTCCACTTCTCCGGGCATGGAAATGCAAGTTTCCTGCTGCTGGACGATGGCGACTTCGAGAACCCAACCGGATCAGCCTTGAGCTTCGAAGAACTTGCCAACATTCTTTTGTCGACGGACTACCCACCCACGTTGGTCATCATAAATGCATGCCAGTCGGCGGTAGGCGCCCACGCGCTTCTTGAGACCGTTCCCATAGTGATCGGCACGGCCGACGGTGTTCTGGACATAACGGCAGGTCTGTTTGCAAGCACATTTTATGGTGCCATCGGTGCGGGACAATCCGTTGGCAGCGCGGTGGATCAGGCACGCGCCGTGATTTCGTCCGCATTGCCCGACGAGCCTGACAGTGTAGTCGTTATGACGGCAGGTGCCGTCAATATCGCGGAGATTGTTTTGGTTGATGGATAA
- a CDS encoding toll/interleukin-1 receptor domain-containing protein: MPRKVFVSHKKEDSGTASKVADRIKANGIAVYLDVIDDALASDGPDLADHIRKRMSECDQLVAVLSTATKDSWWVPWEIGVASEKDFRIASYAEQYISLPTYLQKWPVLQTMSEVDLYCEYSKRNEQVTVRKMDEAYSTDRKSTIFKSGIGEFHKDLARALVTKRRGY; the protein is encoded by the coding sequence ATGCCCAGAAAAGTCTTTGTATCCCATAAGAAAGAGGATAGCGGCACCGCCTCAAAGGTGGCGGACCGGATCAAGGCTAACGGAATTGCGGTCTATTTGGATGTCATTGACGATGCACTCGCATCGGATGGGCCGGATCTGGCGGATCATATCCGTAAGCGCATGAGCGAATGCGACCAACTCGTTGCCGTCCTTTCAACGGCAACGAAGGACTCATGGTGGGTCCCGTGGGAGATTGGCGTGGCATCCGAAAAGGACTTCCGCATCGCAAGCTACGCCGAGCAGTACATCTCGCTGCCGACCTATCTTCAGAAGTGGCCAGTGTTGCAGACCATGAGTGAGGTGGACCTGTATTGCGAGTATTCCAAGCGCAACGAGCAGGTTACGGTTCGAAAGATGGATGAAGCCTATTCTACGGATAGAAAGAGCACAATCTTCAAGTCCGGAATCGGGGAGTTCCATAAAGACCTTGCACGCGCTCTGGTGACAAAACGGCGCGGGTATTAG
- a CDS encoding S8 family peptidase translates to MVRRYAILEIKKANRSYRSGPRVAGAKSLDGEIKVHDAELSEKELREARRNPAVRDVSLIMPVRLIAPVEKAPLAAGNAPASSWGIRAIGADRTDLDGSNVVVAVLDTGIDRKQPAFAGVDIVEEDFGGSGNGDVDGHGTHCAGTIFGKDVDGVRIGIARNIKQALIGKVFKDGGGGDSLAVYRAMQWAADKGANVISMSLGYDFPGMVRELEEDGYPVALATSIALEHFKDNLRMFDSVMNVLEAGRAFGRGPIVVAASGNESERDRDPRFRISASLPSSAKGVISVAAVRENGAGFEIANFSNGRAKVCAPGQDIVSAALKNGLALMSGTSMACPHVAGLAALWWQGLVRSGALANAEKVTQRMLSATTIENMAGLDPEDVENGFTVAPS, encoded by the coding sequence ATGGTGCGCAGATATGCGATCCTGGAAATCAAGAAAGCCAACCGGAGCTACCGCTCGGGACCACGTGTTGCCGGCGCAAAGTCGCTCGACGGCGAAATAAAGGTCCACGATGCCGAACTTTCCGAAAAGGAACTGCGTGAGGCGCGACGCAATCCGGCTGTCAGGGACGTCAGCCTGATCATGCCGGTCCGCCTGATTGCTCCGGTGGAAAAAGCGCCGTTGGCGGCCGGCAACGCGCCCGCCTCCTCCTGGGGTATCAGGGCGATCGGCGCCGATCGCACCGATCTTGATGGATCAAATGTCGTCGTTGCGGTCCTCGATACGGGGATCGACAGGAAACAACCTGCTTTCGCCGGTGTCGATATCGTCGAGGAAGATTTCGGCGGTTCCGGCAATGGCGACGTAGACGGTCACGGAACCCATTGCGCCGGCACCATCTTCGGCAAGGACGTCGACGGCGTGCGCATCGGGATCGCGCGCAATATCAAGCAGGCCCTGATCGGAAAGGTCTTCAAGGATGGCGGCGGCGGCGATTCTCTTGCCGTCTACCGCGCCATGCAATGGGCCGCCGACAAGGGCGCGAACGTGATTTCGATGTCGCTGGGCTACGATTTTCCGGGCATGGTCCGGGAGCTTGAGGAGGACGGCTATCCCGTTGCGCTCGCCACGTCGATCGCACTGGAGCATTTCAAGGACAATCTGCGGATGTTCGATTCGGTCATGAACGTGCTTGAAGCCGGGCGCGCCTTCGGCCGAGGTCCGATCGTGGTGGCCGCCTCCGGCAATGAGAGCGAACGTGATCGCGATCCTCGCTTCCGCATCTCCGCCTCGCTCCCTTCCTCGGCGAAAGGTGTCATTTCCGTCGCTGCGGTGCGCGAGAACGGCGCCGGGTTCGAGATCGCCAATTTTTCGAACGGCCGCGCCAAGGTCTGTGCTCCCGGCCAGGATATCGTCTCGGCCGCCCTGAAAAACGGCCTCGCGTTGATGAGCGGGACCAGCATGGCCTGCCCCCATGTTGCGGGACTTGCGGCACTGTGGTGGCAGGGTCTCGTCAGGTCGGGCGCCCTCGCCAATGCCGAGAAAGTCACCCAGCGCATGCTTTCGGCGACGACGATCGAAAACATGGCAGGCCTCGATCCGGAAGACGTCGAAAACGGATTTACCGTAGCGCCATCATGA
- a CDS encoding CHAT domain-containing protein has translation MSLRPFNRETLIDQAIRYLDHNYPLLGKKIRKRAATGEVNVLRYLLKIFSQINRDERPAARDFRDLLAALRQSQAVKTQIDGRRRRSLPEDFGRPSPRSTSPVTAPSAEMIVESAEDRPSAGASPDLAWMEERISKVTSGGKNKDLEFTPHLDITPVKGGGNLTVAVYLDKDAFGVGETGTAIIASEGVEVQVLLMASDHFEVVGSPVRSFVVKDVTRIDISPYTLKQRSDVTPAAKDPAIVALFSIEGRSCGVVSKLVTEIGETADKEVGDADRLVLHPVTGEVPDLTVTIVANPINDGQQFFCTVQSPHLSEFAAGEPASWNLPRKTEEIVREHMNAFTEKTDAFQLVAELRGAGRELFDAAPANFKDAFWKLIDSGVQLRSFAIVSEEPYIPWELMVPKRDGEKSRKALGVDFSVGRWAGKRIAADRKVTLRDAAVVAPRYEGDNVLAKSQEELDFVISRFPGDQIRPATYRDVVKTLLSGRSLLHFVCHGEDDGTSGQRLQLDNDETISATAIAGLDDVEDVFLKTRPIVFLNACEVGRGNPKLVGPGGFAARFIELGASAVIAPLWSVEDEIAHDIALEFYGAVKNEPKLPLADIFRRIRERAFDPDKGRDTYAAYCFYGDPLATVG, from the coding sequence GTGAGCCTGCGGCCGTTTAATCGAGAGACGCTCATCGATCAAGCGATCCGGTATCTTGACCACAACTATCCGCTGTTAGGCAAGAAGATCCGCAAGCGTGCAGCAACTGGTGAGGTTAACGTCCTTCGATATCTGTTGAAGATTTTCAGCCAGATAAACCGTGACGAACGTCCCGCAGCGAGGGACTTCCGAGACCTGCTGGCCGCACTGAGACAATCTCAGGCCGTAAAAACCCAGATCGATGGTCGGCGCCGTCGATCTCTTCCGGAAGATTTTGGCCGTCCGTCTCCCAGATCGACCTCACCCGTGACCGCGCCATCAGCCGAGATGATCGTGGAATCGGCCGAGGACCGTCCCTCTGCAGGTGCGTCTCCCGATCTCGCCTGGATGGAAGAGCGGATTTCGAAGGTTACGTCCGGCGGCAAGAATAAAGACCTCGAATTTACCCCTCATCTCGACATCACTCCCGTCAAGGGGGGCGGCAATCTGACGGTCGCCGTGTATCTCGACAAAGATGCTTTCGGCGTCGGGGAAACCGGAACCGCAATCATTGCGTCCGAAGGTGTTGAAGTGCAGGTCCTGCTCATGGCAAGTGACCATTTCGAGGTTGTTGGTTCCCCGGTTAGAAGCTTCGTCGTCAAGGACGTAACGCGCATCGACATCTCACCTTACACGCTCAAACAGCGCTCTGATGTCACGCCGGCCGCGAAAGACCCTGCGATTGTAGCGTTGTTTTCTATCGAAGGTCGCTCGTGCGGCGTCGTGTCGAAGCTGGTCACTGAAATTGGTGAGACAGCGGACAAGGAGGTAGGCGACGCCGATCGGCTGGTGCTTCACCCTGTCACGGGAGAGGTCCCCGATCTTACCGTCACCATCGTTGCGAACCCGATCAACGACGGCCAGCAGTTCTTTTGCACCGTTCAGTCCCCTCATCTCTCCGAATTTGCTGCTGGAGAGCCCGCCTCGTGGAATCTCCCGCGCAAAACAGAGGAGATTGTCAGGGAGCATATGAACGCGTTCACCGAAAAGACCGATGCTTTCCAATTGGTCGCAGAGCTTCGGGGTGCCGGTCGGGAGCTTTTCGACGCCGCCCCGGCTAACTTCAAAGACGCTTTCTGGAAGCTCATCGACAGCGGGGTCCAACTCCGCAGCTTCGCTATCGTTTCCGAGGAGCCCTATATACCATGGGAGCTCATGGTGCCGAAACGCGACGGAGAGAAATCGCGCAAAGCGTTGGGAGTGGATTTTTCTGTGGGTCGGTGGGCAGGAAAGAGAATAGCGGCCGACCGAAAAGTCACTCTCCGTGATGCCGCAGTCGTGGCACCCCGCTATGAGGGCGACAACGTTCTGGCAAAGTCCCAGGAGGAGCTTGATTTTGTCATCAGCCGTTTTCCCGGCGATCAGATCCGGCCGGCAACCTATCGCGATGTGGTGAAAACACTTCTGTCGGGCCGCAGCCTGCTGCACTTCGTCTGTCACGGCGAAGACGACGGTACCTCCGGACAAAGATTGCAGCTTGATAATGACGAAACTATCAGCGCGACCGCTATCGCAGGCTTGGACGACGTCGAGGACGTGTTCCTGAAAACACGGCCCATTGTCTTCTTGAATGCCTGCGAAGTCGGACGAGGAAATCCAAAGCTGGTTGGCCCTGGTGGTTTCGCGGCACGTTTCATCGAGCTTGGCGCGAGCGCGGTCATCGCTCCTCTCTGGAGCGTCGAAGACGAAATTGCTCATGACATCGCGTTGGAGTTTTACGGCGCCGTCAAGAACGAGCCCAAACTTCCCCTGGCTGACATCTTCCGAAGAATTCGAGAGAGAGCCTTCGATCCAGATAAAGGACGCGACACCTACGCAGCTTACTGCTTCTACGGCGATCCATTAGCCACTGTTGGATGA
- a CDS encoding winged helix-turn-helix domain-containing protein, which yields MDSYLELARQVLKASRRPMTAKKMLDAAYRAGIVPSHLFGRTQEKTLQARLSEDILEHRDTSLFFRTEPGVFFLSELIPDPEVPDKFKERFPARRRTRDLLTEPFLAIDADFVRDLGRNLPKEWSSLVRTAEDRGAIHYFEANEKPAAALAVWTFSLVRRGNLVLSYRSGRYREDRDSFANRRTIGFPGVVRFSDYTLFSNGDYGASENSLAAISSDLDISPTVFHTESIEPPRPISAFIVDREPGQSVLMIVMDWTCPRWFEPTTRRLSLNDPLWMDATLPLNNVDDFEPWSVSALGAVRETLDEQT from the coding sequence ATGGATTCTTATCTCGAACTCGCCAGACAGGTTTTGAAAGCATCTCGCCGTCCGATGACAGCGAAGAAGATGCTTGACGCCGCTTATCGAGCAGGCATTGTTCCGTCGCACTTGTTTGGAAGAACACAAGAGAAAACACTGCAGGCGCGCTTGAGCGAGGACATCCTCGAGCACCGCGACACATCGCTGTTTTTTCGAACGGAACCTGGCGTATTTTTCCTTTCCGAGCTCATACCGGACCCAGAAGTTCCAGATAAATTCAAGGAAAGGTTCCCGGCGCGCAGAAGAACGCGCGATCTCCTAACTGAGCCGTTTCTTGCAATTGATGCCGATTTTGTGAGAGATCTCGGCAGAAATCTGCCGAAGGAATGGTCCTCCCTCGTCCGAACAGCCGAAGACAGGGGCGCCATCCATTATTTTGAAGCCAACGAGAAGCCGGCTGCAGCCTTGGCAGTGTGGACCTTCTCACTGGTACGGCGTGGCAATCTTGTCCTGAGCTATCGATCTGGTCGATACCGCGAAGATCGTGATTCATTTGCGAATCGCCGAACAATCGGGTTTCCTGGCGTTGTGCGATTTTCTGACTACACGCTGTTTTCCAATGGAGACTACGGAGCGTCGGAAAATTCGCTTGCTGCGATTTCTTCGGACCTGGATATCTCGCCCACCGTCTTCCACACCGAGAGTATCGAGCCGCCACGGCCGATATCGGCCTTCATTGTCGATCGCGAACCCGGCCAAAGTGTCCTGATGATCGTCATGGACTGGACATGCCCGCGTTGGTTTGAGCCCACGACACGACGACTTTCTTTAAATGATCCGCTCTGGATGGACGCCACCCTTCCATTAAACAATGTCGACGACTTCGAACCTTGGAGCGTAAGTGCCCTTGGCGCTGTTCGAGAAACGTTAGATGAGCAGACGTGA
- a CDS encoding CHAT domain-containing protein, which translates to MKSSIISHEKSAFLKFELENGDARRRKLALQDLCGLYRGGFQLNAENRNSFEKTINGMVLSHPDLKVVRWCLNALARLARREESGRYIELSIAQYETFPEIVAAAVAALSRIYGGDLASAPSLKNVDPAIRTLAALQNTDPKLLDLNGFSINIDKADLEVLKLALITVGLNRDIENLFDPRHNNGTFVKALAQHDDPIVRQYSAWSVLENVRLTMADLGFDLQRIESQPFNVQAKLFQLAAQRLDDDKRRHEIILQGSYSKSPIAREGLAKGVQRIFYDGLPDITVNWFDLETDRHVRSLIAEHLARYADQMPVYEAKVFAVLEVEPNLKRNILLGAEGHGLYGKIKATELDQGNLSLFPADMDFKQRIHEINIGQTAIPEMKVLFLAASPYSSERLRPDEEAREIEDELKRVYHKKVEIVSERRWAVRNDQIQGAVLDFNPKVLHFSGHGTDKALVFENRNGDPVPVSSKAIAELVALSGAVECLVLNACFSSAVGQHCLAHVKWVIGCDASVLDEAAISFSKAFYRALAHGRSFDIAFRLAKNEVRIAFDDEADLYVLLAAD; encoded by the coding sequence GTGAAATCGAGCATTATTTCGCACGAAAAATCGGCATTCTTGAAGTTCGAGCTCGAAAACGGAGACGCTCGCCGACGCAAACTTGCGCTCCAGGATTTATGCGGTCTCTATCGGGGCGGCTTTCAGCTAAACGCTGAGAACAGGAATTCTTTCGAAAAAACGATCAATGGGATGGTGTTGTCACATCCCGATTTGAAGGTTGTCAGGTGGTGCCTGAACGCACTTGCTCGACTGGCGCGGCGCGAAGAGTCAGGCAGGTATATTGAACTTTCAATCGCGCAGTACGAAACGTTTCCTGAGATTGTCGCGGCAGCCGTGGCCGCATTGTCCCGGATTTACGGAGGCGATTTGGCATCTGCGCCTTCATTGAAAAATGTCGATCCCGCGATTCGAACCCTTGCGGCCCTACAGAACACCGATCCTAAGCTACTGGACCTAAACGGTTTTTCGATAAATATTGACAAAGCAGATCTTGAAGTTCTCAAGCTTGCGTTGATCACGGTTGGCTTAAACAGGGATATTGAGAACCTTTTTGATCCTCGGCACAACAACGGCACCTTTGTCAAAGCGCTGGCGCAGCACGACGATCCGATCGTCCGCCAATACTCGGCGTGGTCAGTTCTGGAAAATGTGCGCCTGACTATGGCTGACCTCGGTTTCGATCTTCAGCGCATCGAGTCTCAACCGTTTAACGTCCAGGCAAAGCTGTTCCAGCTTGCTGCGCAGCGACTTGACGACGATAAGAGACGTCACGAGATCATCCTTCAAGGTTCCTACAGCAAGAGCCCGATTGCGCGCGAAGGTCTTGCGAAAGGTGTGCAGCGGATTTTTTACGACGGGTTGCCTGATATCACGGTCAACTGGTTTGATCTCGAGACTGACAGGCATGTCAGGTCGCTGATCGCCGAGCATCTTGCCCGATATGCCGATCAGATGCCTGTCTATGAGGCGAAAGTTTTCGCAGTTTTGGAAGTTGAACCAAACCTCAAGCGTAATATTCTTCTGGGGGCCGAGGGGCACGGCCTGTACGGGAAGATCAAGGCGACTGAGCTCGATCAGGGAAACCTCAGTCTCTTCCCGGCCGACATGGATTTCAAACAACGGATCCACGAAATAAATATCGGGCAAACCGCAATCCCCGAAATGAAGGTGCTTTTTCTGGCAGCCTCGCCTTATTCCTCAGAACGTCTTCGCCCTGACGAGGAAGCACGTGAAATCGAGGACGAGCTCAAGCGCGTCTATCATAAAAAAGTTGAGATTGTATCTGAGCGCCGCTGGGCGGTGCGGAATGATCAAATTCAGGGCGCCGTCCTCGACTTCAATCCCAAGGTCCTGCATTTTAGCGGCCACGGAACCGACAAAGCCCTGGTTTTTGAGAACCGCAACGGCGATCCCGTTCCCGTTTCTTCAAAAGCGATTGCGGAATTGGTAGCATTGAGCGGCGCAGTCGAGTGTCTGGTCTTAAACGCCTGCTTCTCCTCGGCCGTAGGGCAGCATTGTCTCGCTCACGTCAAATGGGTGATCGGTTGCGATGCAAGCGTGCTTGACGAAGCAGCCATTTCATTTAGCAAAGCCTTTTACCGCGCCTTGGCACACGGCAGGTCCTTCGACATCGCGTTCAGGCTTGCGAAAAATGAAGTTCGGATTGCGTTCGATGATGAGGCAGATCTTTATGTCTTGCTTGCTGCTGATTAG
- a CDS encoding TIR domain-containing protein, whose amino-acid sequence MAKNHRIFISFAIEDEWARTRMVGQARNERTPFEFVDMSVKRPWDEAWKTQCRIRIKGCDGMIAMVTTNTAKAEGQLWEVRAALQEGVPVLGVYATQDNRPYSLPADFRQVRVVDWTWANITSFIVRL is encoded by the coding sequence ATGGCCAAAAATCACCGCATTTTTATTTCATTCGCGATTGAAGACGAATGGGCTCGTACGCGAATGGTAGGGCAAGCCAGGAACGAGAGAACGCCATTCGAATTTGTCGACATGTCGGTCAAGCGTCCTTGGGATGAAGCTTGGAAAACGCAGTGCCGCATCCGTATCAAAGGTTGCGACGGCATGATCGCGATGGTTACGACCAACACCGCCAAAGCAGAAGGGCAGCTTTGGGAAGTGCGGGCTGCACTTCAAGAGGGCGTGCCGGTCTTGGGCGTTTACGCTACCCAGGATAATCGACCATATTCGCTACCTGCCGACTTCCGGCAGGTGCGGGTAGTCGACTGGACTTGGGCCAACATCACTTCGTTTATTGTGAGACTGTAA
- a CDS encoding caspase family protein: MDRRALIVGIDQYDSFPPLSGCVADADAMLPVLARHEDGSKNYDCRIFTSVGVDRITRPFLRARWKELFGSFTGDAVFYFAGHGGPSGSGGFLVTQDGEDDDLGLPMNEIVQLANDSPTRSVLIILDCCFSGAAGNSASLQTPGLYQATLREGVTILAASRPTELAGEIDGHGVFTDLVLGALRGGAADVRGHVSAAGIYGYVESAFGSWAQRPLYKSHAARLDPVRLCLPKATDMLLRQLPHFFSSADADYRLDMSYEETNGAAIAANVETFKKFKTLQLAGLLMPRSGSDLYWTAERSGSVVLTALGQFYWRLVDEGLI; the protein is encoded by the coding sequence ATGGATCGGCGAGCGCTGATCGTCGGGATCGACCAGTACGACAGTTTCCCGCCGCTGTCAGGCTGCGTTGCAGACGCGGACGCGATGCTGCCAGTGCTCGCGCGTCATGAAGATGGCTCCAAGAACTACGATTGTCGTATCTTTACGAGTGTCGGAGTCGATCGCATTACTCGTCCCTTTTTACGGGCAAGGTGGAAAGAATTGTTCGGCTCGTTCACGGGCGACGCCGTCTTTTATTTCGCAGGCCATGGCGGTCCGAGCGGATCGGGCGGCTTCCTTGTTACTCAGGATGGCGAAGACGACGATCTCGGGCTTCCCATGAACGAAATCGTTCAATTGGCCAATGACTCGCCAACGCGCTCCGTGCTCATTATCCTGGACTGCTGTTTCAGCGGTGCTGCCGGCAATTCGGCAAGTTTGCAAACCCCAGGTCTTTATCAGGCGACGTTGCGGGAGGGGGTCACCATCCTGGCAGCGTCCCGCCCAACCGAACTTGCTGGCGAAATCGATGGGCATGGCGTCTTTACCGACCTGGTGTTGGGCGCACTGCGTGGCGGGGCAGCCGACGTCAGAGGCCATGTCTCTGCGGCCGGTATCTACGGCTATGTTGAATCTGCATTCGGCTCTTGGGCGCAGCGGCCGCTTTATAAGTCTCATGCTGCCAGGCTCGATCCCGTCAGGCTTTGCCTGCCCAAAGCAACGGACATGCTCCTTCGTCAGCTTCCTCATTTTTTCAGTTCCGCGGATGCAGATTATCGCCTTGATATGAGCTACGAAGAAACAAATGGGGCAGCGATCGCCGCAAATGTTGAAACCTTCAAAAAGTTCAAAACCCTGCAACTAGCGGGCCTTTTGATGCCTCGCTCCGGCTCTGACCTCTACTGGACCGCAGAGCGGTCCGGTTCGGTCGTTTTGACAGCGCTTGGGCAATTTTATTGGCGGCTTGTCGACGAGGGACTGATTTGA
- a CDS encoding exopolysaccharide biosynthesis protein has product MSLQFAFGLTSLWLPSLLANRHIPVNAFEALQRSATPVVHKIERIVLPDRMPRLAGRRMPYLLALPVFCLAVAIALPIPFGNPAPVVALCVIAIGLVERDGLLVLIGPGMTLIALAVTGALV; this is encoded by the coding sequence GTGTCGCTTCAATTCGCCTTCGGCCTGACATCCTTGTGGTTGCCATCGCTGCTCGCCAACCGCCATATTCCGGTCAATGCGTTTGAGGCGTTGCAGCGCTCTGCCACGCCGGTGGTTCATAAGATCGAGCGCATTGTACTCCCGGATCGAATGCCACGACTAGCGGGGCGGCGTATGCCCTACCTCCTTGCACTGCCGGTCTTTTGCCTGGCTGTCGCGATCGCTCTACCGATCCCCTTTGGAAACCCGGCACCTGTCGTGGCGCTCTGTGTTATTGCGATCGGGCTGGTCGAGCGCGACGGATTGCTTGTTCTCATAGGGCCTGGGATGACCCTTATCGCGCTGGCCGTGACCGGCGCCCTCGTCTAA